One genomic region from Buchnera aphidicola (Melanaphis sacchari) encodes:
- the glyS gene encoding glycine--tRNA ligase subunit beta: protein MLKKTFLVEIGTEELPAQILYNLICAFLKNFKKELNTYNILYKKINYFATPRRLALKVIDIDTSEKIKKILKRGPSVKNSFNQVGKPTSILNHWIKQYNIDIDKTHRIKTSKGEWIGYLIEEKQEKIESLIPKIIEKSLKKITHNHFMKWNSSQTKFCRPIRNIVTLLDSHLIEQKIFNIIPKNILHNHISSKNKKIYIYEAKDYPEILFRENKIIADYQQRKEKIIKEAEKIAKKVKGFINKNITLIEEITSLVESPKILLGKFCQRYIKDIPQEILSYTIEKKQKCFPIYNSEKKILPYFIFIANIHPKKIKEIIYGNEKVINARLSDTVFFLKKDRKIKLENRLIFLKKVLFHKNLGTLYDKTMRLKLLTEWISSYVTINKNNLIRASLLSKCDLITDMVSEFPELQGIIGMHYALQDRENKEVCEAIKEQYLPSFSGDQLPSSLIGCILSIANKIDTLSGMFYINQIPSSEKDPFGLRRATLGIIRIIILKKIPLNIKDLIFKSLNIYDKNKNNFLQLNKIENFFIGRLLFFYESQGYNSSIIQSVLSSGLSDLLNIDKKIKAISNFQKTDRYESIILIIKRISNILKKNNNEKLKKDQFNIDLIQGKEEKKLFQEIEKFNKQTKKLFLQKKYIKILLKIIILEKPINNFFNTTKINHKCCNIRKNRLILLMTLKKIFSKITDFSFLY, encoded by the coding sequence ATGCTAAAAAAAACATTTTTAGTTGAAATAGGAACAGAGGAATTACCTGCACAAATTCTATATAATTTAATTTGTGCTTTTTTAAAAAATTTTAAAAAAGAATTAAATACATATAACATTTTATATAAAAAAATTAATTATTTTGCGACACCAAGACGACTAGCATTAAAAGTTATAGATATTGATACTTCAGAAAAAATAAAAAAAATTCTTAAAAGAGGACCATCAGTAAAGAACTCTTTCAATCAAGTTGGAAAACCAACATCAATTTTAAATCACTGGATTAAGCAATATAATATTGATATTGATAAAACTCATAGAATAAAAACATCTAAAGGAGAATGGATAGGATACTTAATTGAAGAAAAACAAGAAAAAATAGAATCTTTAATACCGAAAATAATAGAAAAATCTCTTAAGAAAATTACTCATAATCATTTTATGAAATGGAATTCAAGTCAAACAAAATTTTGCCGCCCGATTAGAAATATAGTAACTCTATTGGATAGTCATCTTATTGAACAAAAAATATTTAATATTATTCCTAAAAATATACTTCATAATCATATTTCTTCTAAAAATAAAAAAATTTATATCTATGAAGCAAAAGATTATCCTGAAATCTTATTCAGAGAAAATAAAATTATAGCTGATTATCAACAAAGAAAAGAAAAAATAATCAAAGAAGCAGAAAAAATAGCTAAAAAAGTAAAAGGATTTATAAATAAAAATATTACTTTAATTGAAGAAATAACTTCTTTGGTTGAATCGCCCAAGATTCTTTTAGGAAAATTTTGTCAAAGGTATATTAAAGATATACCACAAGAAATACTTTCATATACTATTGAAAAAAAACAAAAATGTTTTCCAATATATAATTCAGAAAAAAAAATTTTACCATATTTTATTTTTATTGCTAATATTCATCCAAAAAAAATTAAAGAAATTATTTACGGAAACGAAAAAGTTATAAATGCGCGTTTGTCAGATACAGTATTCTTTTTAAAAAAAGATAGAAAAATAAAATTAGAAAATCGCCTAATATTTTTAAAAAAAGTTTTATTTCATAAAAATTTAGGAACTTTATACGATAAAACAATGCGTTTAAAACTATTAACAGAATGGATATCTTCTTACGTCACAATTAATAAAAATAATTTAATTCGAGCTTCTTTACTATCGAAATGCGATCTCATCACTGATATGGTATCTGAATTTCCAGAATTACAAGGAATAATAGGTATGCATTATGCCCTGCAAGATAGAGAAAATAAAGAAGTTTGCGAAGCTATAAAAGAACAGTACCTTCCATCTTTTTCAGGCGATCAACTCCCTTCAAGCCTTATCGGCTGTATATTATCAATCGCAAATAAAATAGATACTTTATCCGGAATGTTTTATATTAACCAAATCCCATCTTCTGAAAAAGATCCATTTGGATTACGACGTGCAACTTTAGGAATAATACGTATTATCATTTTAAAAAAAATACCTTTAAATATAAAAGATTTAATTTTTAAAAGCTTAAACATATACGATAAAAACAAAAATAACTTTTTACAATTGAATAAAATAGAAAATTTTTTTATAGGAAGATTATTATTTTTTTATGAAAGTCAAGGATATAATTCTTCAATTATTCAATCGGTGCTATCTTCTGGATTATCTGATCTCTTAAATATTGATAAAAAAATTAAAGCTATATCAAATTTTCAAAAAACAGATAGATACGAATCAATAATATTAATAATTAAAAGAATATCAAATATATTGAAAAAAAATAATAATGAAAAACTTAAAAAAGATCAATTTAACATTGATTTAATACAAGGAAAAGAAGAAAAAAAATTATTTCAAGAAATAGAAAAATTTAATAAACAAACAAAAAAACTATTTTTACAGAAAAAATATATAAAAATTTTACTAAAAATAATAATTTTAGAAAAACCTATAAACAACTTCTTTAATACAACTAAAATAAATCACAAATGTTGTAATATTCGCAAAAATAGATTAATCTTGCTTATGACATTAAAAAAAATATTTTCTAAAATAACAGATTTTTCTTTTTTGTATTAA